A region from the Stutzerimonas stutzeri genome encodes:
- the algC gene encoding phosphomannomutase/phosphoglucomutase — MSAPKAPQLPASIFRAYDIRGVVGDTLTNETAYWIGRAVGSQSLAQGEPNVSVGRDGRLSGPELVQHLIQGLVDSGCSVSDVGMVPTPVLYYAANVLAGKSGVMLTGSHNPPDYNGFKIVIAGDTLANEQIQALRQRIETGDLSEGVGQAEQVDVLESYFKRVREDIAMAKPLKVVVDCGNGVAGVIAPQLIEALGCKVIPLFCEVDGNFPNHHPDPGKLENLEDLIAKVKSENADLGLAFDGDGDRVGVVTNAGTVVFPDRLLMLFAKDVVSRNPGADIIFDVKCTRRLTPLISGYGGRPVMWKTGHSLIKKKMKETGALLAGEMSGHIFFKERWYGFDDGIYSAVRLLEILSQDKRNAEQVFAAFPNDISTPEINITVTEESKFAIIEALHRDAHWGEANITTLDGVRVDYPKGWGLVRASNTTPVLVLRFEAESEDELKRIQEVFRAQLYTVAPDLTLPF, encoded by the coding sequence ATGAGTGCCCCTAAAGCCCCCCAGCTGCCCGCTAGCATCTTCCGCGCCTACGACATCCGCGGCGTGGTCGGCGACACCCTGACCAACGAAACCGCCTACTGGATCGGCCGCGCCGTCGGCTCCCAGAGCCTGGCCCAAGGCGAGCCGAATGTATCGGTCGGCCGAGATGGTCGTCTGTCCGGCCCCGAACTGGTGCAGCATCTGATTCAAGGCCTGGTGGACAGTGGTTGCAGCGTCAGCGACGTCGGCATGGTGCCCACCCCGGTACTCTATTACGCAGCCAATGTGCTGGCCGGCAAGTCTGGTGTGATGCTCACCGGTAGCCACAACCCACCGGACTACAACGGTTTCAAAATCGTCATCGCTGGCGACACCCTGGCCAACGAGCAGATCCAGGCCTTGCGCCAGCGCATCGAGACTGGCGATCTCAGCGAGGGAGTCGGCCAGGCGGAACAGGTGGACGTGCTGGAAAGCTACTTCAAGCGCGTCCGCGAAGACATCGCGATGGCCAAGCCACTCAAGGTAGTGGTCGACTGCGGCAACGGCGTGGCCGGGGTGATCGCGCCGCAGCTGATCGAGGCGCTGGGCTGCAAGGTCATACCGCTGTTCTGCGAGGTCGACGGTAACTTCCCCAACCATCACCCCGACCCGGGCAAACTGGAAAACCTCGAAGACCTGATCGCCAAGGTCAAGTCGGAGAATGCCGATCTGGGCCTGGCCTTCGATGGCGACGGCGATCGCGTCGGCGTGGTGACCAACGCCGGCACCGTGGTCTTCCCTGACCGCCTGCTGATGCTGTTCGCAAAGGATGTGGTATCGCGCAACCCCGGCGCCGACATCATCTTCGACGTCAAGTGCACGCGCCGGCTGACACCGCTGATCAGCGGCTACGGCGGCCGCCCGGTGATGTGGAAGACCGGTCACTCACTGATCAAAAAGAAGATGAAGGAAACCGGCGCCCTGCTCGCCGGCGAAATGAGCGGCCACATCTTCTTCAAGGAACGCTGGTACGGCTTCGACGACGGCATCTACAGCGCCGTGCGCCTGCTGGAAATTCTCAGTCAGGACAAACGCAACGCCGAACAGGTCTTCGCCGCCTTCCCCAACGACATTTCCACGCCCGAGATCAACATCACGGTCACCGAGGAAAGCAAATTCGCCATCATCGAAGCGCTACACCGCGACGCCCATTGGGGCGAGGCCAACATCACCACGCTGGATGGCGTGCGTGTCGACTATCCGAAAGGCTGGGGTCTGGTTCGCGCCTCCAATACCACGCCCGTGCTGGTGCTGCGCTTCGAGGCCGAAAGCGAGGACGAGCTCAAGCGCATACAGGAAGTCTTCCGCGCGCAGCTTTATACTGTCGCGCCTGACCTTACCTTGCCGTTCTGA
- the dut gene encoding dUTP diphosphatase has translation MHKLQAKILDPRLGRDFPLPDYATSGSAGLDLRAMLQADTTLEPGQTLLIPTGLSIHIADPGLAALVLPRSGLGHKHGIVLGNLVGLIDSDYQGELMVSCWNRGQSNFNIAVGERIAQLMLVPVIQAQFELVSEFDDSDRGAGGFGHSGSH, from the coding sequence ATGCACAAACTTCAAGCAAAAATCCTCGACCCGCGCCTCGGCCGGGACTTCCCCCTGCCGGACTATGCCACCAGCGGTTCCGCCGGCCTCGACCTGCGCGCCATGCTGCAAGCCGACACCACGCTGGAACCCGGTCAGACGCTGCTGATTCCCACCGGGCTGTCGATTCATATCGCCGACCCAGGCCTCGCGGCACTGGTGCTGCCGCGCTCCGGCCTCGGCCACAAGCATGGCATCGTGCTGGGCAATCTGGTCGGGTTGATCGACTCCGACTACCAGGGCGAACTGATGGTTTCGTGCTGGAACCGTGGCCAGTCCAACTTCAACATCGCCGTGGGCGAGCGCATCGCGCAGCTGATGCTGGTGCCGGTGATCCAGGCGCAGTTCGAACTGGTCAGCGAGTTCGACGACAGCGACCGCGGTGCGGGCGGCTTCGGTCATTCGGGCAGCCACTGA
- the coaBC gene encoding bifunctional phosphopantothenoylcysteine decarboxylase/phosphopantothenate--cysteine ligase CoaBC translates to MQRLYRKRIVLGVGGGIAAYKSAELVRRLRDQGAEVRVVMTHGGREFITPLTLQALSGHPVHLDLLDPAAEAAMGHIELARWADLVLIAPATADLMARLAQGVANDLLTTLVLATNAPVALAPAMNQAMWADPATQANRTLLQQRGIRLFGPASGSQACGDVGMGRMLEADDLAQAAADCFERSLLTGLHLLITAGPTQENIDPVRYITNHSSGKMGFALAEAAAEAGARVTLVAGPVFLPTPDRVQRIDVVSARDMLAACEAAMPCDLFIAAAAVADYRPEVIAPHKLKKDPTSGDGLLLQMVRNPDILATLAGRDDRPFSVGFAAETENLLEYATRKLRDKNLDLIVANDVANPSIGFNSEENAVTVIDRQQHETRFSQASKGHIARQLIAFIADRYHQA, encoded by the coding sequence ATGCAGCGGCTTTATCGTAAACGCATCGTCCTGGGCGTCGGCGGCGGCATCGCCGCGTACAAGAGCGCCGAGCTGGTTCGCCGGCTGCGCGACCAGGGTGCCGAGGTCCGCGTCGTGATGACCCACGGCGGGCGCGAATTCATCACCCCGCTGACCCTCCAGGCCCTTTCCGGCCACCCGGTCCATCTCGATCTGCTCGATCCTGCCGCCGAAGCGGCCATGGGGCATATCGAGCTGGCGCGCTGGGCCGACCTGGTGCTGATCGCACCCGCCACGGCCGATCTCATGGCGCGTCTGGCACAAGGCGTGGCCAACGACCTGCTGACCACCCTGGTCCTGGCTACCAACGCACCGGTGGCACTGGCCCCGGCGATGAACCAGGCCATGTGGGCCGACCCCGCGACCCAGGCCAACCGCACGCTGCTCCAGCAACGCGGCATTCGACTGTTCGGCCCAGCATCCGGCAGCCAGGCCTGCGGTGACGTCGGCATGGGGCGGATGCTCGAAGCGGACGACCTGGCCCAGGCTGCCGCCGACTGTTTCGAGCGCAGCTTGTTGACCGGCCTGCATCTGTTGATCACCGCCGGGCCGACTCAGGAAAACATCGACCCGGTGCGCTACATCACTAACCACAGCTCCGGCAAGATGGGCTTCGCCCTGGCCGAAGCCGCAGCCGAAGCCGGCGCGCGCGTTACCCTGGTCGCCGGGCCGGTATTCCTGCCGACACCCGACCGGGTGCAACGCATCGATGTGGTGAGCGCGCGCGACATGCTTGCGGCGTGCGAAGCCGCCATGCCGTGCGACCTGTTCATCGCCGCGGCTGCCGTCGCCGACTACCGCCCGGAAGTGATCGCGCCGCACAAGCTGAAGAAGGACCCCACCAGCGGCGACGGCCTGCTGCTGCAGATGGTCCGCAACCCCGACATCCTCGCCACGCTGGCCGGCCGCGACGATCGCCCGTTCAGCGTGGGTTTCGCCGCCGAGACGGAAAACCTCCTCGAATACGCCACGCGCAAGCTACGCGACAAGAACCTCGACCTGATCGTGGCCAATGACGTCGCCAACCCCAGCATCGGCTTCAACAGCGAGGAGAATGCCGTCACGGTAATCGACCGTCAGCAGCACGAAACCCGATTCAGCCAGGCCAGCAAGGGCCATATTGCCCGCCAGCTGATCGCCTTCATCGCCGACCGTTACCATCAGGCCTGA